In Candidatus Rokuibacteriota bacterium, the genomic window TCTCGAACTTCCCCGTGGAGCAGATCACGGTCGTCGTCTGATGCACTCGCCCCGATGGCAGAGACGACCCGCGCGGCGGTGCTCGAGGCGCCCCGTCTCGGGCTCATTTGCCAGGCCCTGCGGCTAGGACTCACGAGGGTGAGCCCATCTAAATCCGGTTAGGCCGGTCGAAAATCACGGGTCGGAGATCGGTAGTGGCGAACATCAGGCCGATGCGAATCCCGGGACGGTGGCGCGAGGGATTCGTGCTCGATTATCATACCCTTAGCAGTACGTACCTTGGAGAAGACGAGTACGGACATCCGATGTTTGACACCAAACGGAGCGACGTCGGTGAACTGCTATACCGTCTAAAGTATCGTTTGGACAACTCTGCGCTTGAGGAGCTTGTTCTTACCGTCGCCCGGTTCGTCCAATCCTGGAATCCTGGCGCAACCGTAATCGTTCCGGTTCCGCCGTCCCGGTCAGGAAGACCTCAGCAGCCCGTGCGCACCATCGCGGAAGCACTCGGCAAGCAAGTCGGGATTCCCGTTGAGCCGAATGCGGTCATCCACGCGAAGGAGACACCTGAGCTCAAGAACGTTTACGACTACGATGAGAGGCTTCGTCTACTCGAAGGTGCTCATACGGTCGCGCCAGCGCTCGTTGCGGGTCAGAAGGTTCTGCTTTTCGATGACCTGTACCGTTCGGGAGCGACCATGAACGCCATAACGGCGGCCCTCTACGATCAGGGTCGCGTCGTTGATGTATATGCTCTCGCCATCACTCGTACGCGGAGCAAGGTATGACCAAGGTCTTTGTGGGAGGATCTCGACGAGTATCCCGCCTCAATATCGAGGTGCGGCGCCGCCTAGACCGCATCATCGAGCAAGGTCTCGTAGTGCTATTGGGGGATGCGAACGGCGCCGACAAGGCGATCCAGAAGTATCTTCAGAGTCGGGGCTACGAGAGGGTCGAGGTGTTCTGTTCAGGGGGACAATGCCGCAATAACCTCGGTAACTGGCCAATCAGGGCTGTGCCTGCGGCTCAAGGCAGGAAAGATTTCGACTTCTACGCAGCGAAGGATCAGCAGATGGCTCAGGAGGCGTCTGTCGGATTTATGATCTGGGATGGTAGAAGTGCGGGTACTCTTACCAACATAGCTCGCCTACTGCGCCAACATAAAAAGGCCGTGGTATACACTGTGCCGACCAAGAAATTCTCTACCCTAAAAGACAGTGCTGACTGGGAGCAACTCGTCGCCGAATGTGAAAAGGATGTGCGGCAGAAGGTCTCGCATGCCGCGTTGTTTCGAGACGTGCGGTCGGGCGCAAGACAGGCGACTTTGCTGTGAGGGATACCGGACCTGACGGATAACCGAGTGACGGGAAATTGAAAGACTACTACGCCACCGCGCTCAAGTGGCTCTACGACTCCATCCACGCCGTGCGCCCCGGGGCCACCACCCGGGACATCGCGCTCAAGTGGCCCTCGGCGAAGGAGGCCTGGGGGTACGAGGAGGAGGACCAGGCGGCCGCCAACCTGTGGGGCCACGGCCTCGGACTGGCCCAGTATGACCAGCCGGTCATCTCGCGCATCTGGTCCCTCGATCACCCGCTCGAGATCAAGCCCGGCATGGTCTTCGCGCTGGAGACCCAGCACGGCAAGAAGTACGAGTGGGGGGTGCGGATCGAGGAGATGCTGATCGTCCACAACAACGGCATCGAGATCATCTCGAACTTCCCCGTGGAGCAGATCACGGTCGTCGACTGATGCCCCGGGCGTGTCCTGCGCCTGGTGATCGCAACCGAGGAGTGAGCGATCCCGTGGATCTCGCGATCCCCTTGACGGACGCCGCGCGGGCGACGCCGGACCGCGTCGGGCCGAAGGCGGCTACTCTCGCCCGGCTCAAACGCGCCGGGCTGCCCGTCCCAGACGGGTTCTGCCTCACCGCCGAGGCGTACCGCGCCCAGCTGCGGGCGGCAGGCGTCGAGGTAAGGGCTTCTGGCCTCGCCCACGGGGAGGGTGTCGACCTGAGGCGCCGTGCGCTCGACGTCAAGCTCGGGTTCCAGCGTGCGCCGCTCGAGCCGACGGTGTCCACAGCACTCGCGGCAGCGTGGCGCCGCCTGATGAGCCGGCCGGCGAGCCTGGCCGCGGTGCGCTCCTCAGCGCTGCTCGAGGACACGCCGACCGCGTCCTTCGCCGGCCAGTTCGACAGTTTCTTCGGGATCGCCACCGAGGCCGAGCTGGTGACGGCCGTACGCGCCTGCTGGGCGGCGCTCTGGGCCACGCGCGCGCTCCGCTACATGGAGGTACACGGCGTCGATCCGGCGCAAACGGCGATGGCGGTCCTGGTGCAGCACCTCGTGGAGGCGCGCGCGGCGGGGGGCGCGCTGAGCCGTACGGCGGACGGCGATGTCCTGCTCACCGGCACCTGGGGCCTGGGTTCGGCGGTCGCCCAGGGCGAGGTAGTGCCCGA contains:
- a CDS encoding ComF family protein; its protein translation is MANIRPMRIPGRWREGFVLDYHTLSSTYLGEDEYGHPMFDTKRSDVGELLYRLKYRLDNSALEELVLTVARFVQSWNPGATVIVPVPPSRSGRPQQPVRTIAEALGKQVGIPVEPNAVIHAKETPELKNVYDYDERLRLLEGAHTVAPALVAGQKVLLFDDLYRSGATMNAITAALYDQGRVVDVYALAITRTRSKV
- a CDS encoding aminopeptidase P family protein — encoded protein: MKDYYATALKWLYDSIHAVRPGATTRDIALKWPSAKEAWGYEEEDQAAANLWGHGLGLAQYDQPVISRIWSLDHPLEIKPGMVFALETQHGKKYEWGVRIEEMLIVHNNGIEIISNFPVEQITVVD
- a CDS encoding pyruvate, phosphate dikinase, translated to MDLAIPLTDAARATPDRVGPKAATLARLKRAGLPVPDGFCLTAEAYRAQLRAAGVEVRASGLAHGEGVDLRRRALDVKLGFQRAPLEPTVSTALAAAWRRLMSRPASLAAVRSSALLEDTPTASFAGQFDSFFGIATEAELVTAVRACWAALWATRALRYMEVHGVDPAQTAMAVLVQHLVEARAAGGALSRTADGDVLLTGTWGLGSAVAQGEVVPDRFVVRRDGALAEVEPGRKDRLVLVSAEAGLRPRAVARELVEAPCLDAGQVRELAGMVLAAEAVLRRPVEVEWALGAEGLQILQARPLRVEPRQAPDELWLRHPGLRGQPAGVGWGSGPARIVLSEHDLEHVEPGEVLVTQVAGPALTAVLPWVAGVVAELGGSTSHLAALARERAIPTVLGVAGATRRIPEGAIVAVDGVAGVVRWVS